The window CAATGAAAACATATTCAAATATTATGTTACTGGGGCTTTGCATTCTTACAATGATGCTCGCCCCTGAGTTTGCAAATGCGAGTCTCGAATCGAGCTTAATAGGGATTAAAACAAAACTAACTGGCGTTATTCTGCCTTTGTTATCGGTGATAGGAATTGCGATTGCCGCAATATCCTTTTTCA of the Bdellovibrionales bacterium genome contains:
- a CDS encoding TrbC/VirB2 family protein, whose amino-acid sequence is MKTYSNIMLLGLCILTMMLAPEFANASLESSLIGIKTKLTGVILPLLSVIGIAIAAISFFTGNPNAKQHIVYAVLGCMFGFGAQAIVDFISQTVR